One genomic region from bacterium BMS3Abin02 encodes:
- the gcvPB gene encoding putative glycine dehydrogenase subunit 2 yields the protein MAEPAGRASSSPLLGGATEPTLAEFSSPGRRAWSLPPLDVPKTPLDLEEGRDEAVQLPEVSEHDLVMHFTRLAHRNFAVDLGAYPLGSCTMKYNPKIADWAADLPEFGTLHPDTPPYAAQGAMEVLVEAERILCELTGMFRATFQPAAGAAGELTGMMITRAYHTSNGNPRSVMLVPDSAHGTNPASAVLSGYAVREVPSNERGMVDLDALRALLNDEVAGLMLTNPNTLGLFEVEILDIAEAVHEVGGLLYYDGANLNAILGVSRPGDMGFDIVHSNLHKTFGTPHGGGGPGSGPVAVCRRLAPFLPGPLPVRDDEGSLRWGMPARSIGRVHGRHGNFGVVLRAVAYVRALGGSGLRRVAERSVLNARYLASLLSDRFEIPYRTPCMHEFVASADRIKTETGVHTMDIVKALLDEGFHAPTMYFPLIVPEALMFEPTETQSRETLEAMAAALNAIAEKAYTDAAAVQNAPVLTPVHRPDEALAARHLNTSWFMEE from the coding sequence ATGGCTGAACCCGCAGGACGCGCGTCATCCTCGCCGCTGCTGGGCGGCGCGACCGAGCCGACACTCGCGGAATTCTCCAGTCCCGGAAGGAGGGCGTGGTCTCTCCCGCCCCTCGACGTGCCCAAAACGCCACTGGATCTCGAGGAAGGACGCGATGAGGCCGTCCAACTCCCGGAGGTCTCCGAGCACGACCTCGTGATGCATTTCACTCGCCTGGCACACCGCAACTTCGCCGTCGACCTGGGTGCGTATCCCCTTGGATCCTGCACGATGAAGTACAACCCCAAGATCGCCGACTGGGCCGCCGATCTCCCGGAGTTCGGGACTCTTCATCCGGACACGCCCCCGTACGCCGCGCAGGGGGCCATGGAGGTGCTGGTGGAAGCCGAGCGTATCCTGTGCGAGCTCACCGGCATGTTCCGGGCGACGTTCCAGCCGGCCGCCGGAGCCGCAGGAGAACTCACGGGAATGATGATCACCCGCGCCTATCACACATCCAACGGCAATCCACGGAGTGTCATGCTGGTCCCTGACTCCGCCCACGGCACGAACCCGGCGTCGGCGGTGCTGAGCGGCTACGCGGTCAGAGAAGTGCCATCGAATGAACGTGGGATGGTCGACCTCGATGCACTCCGTGCCCTCCTGAACGATGAAGTCGCAGGGTTGATGCTGACCAACCCGAACACACTTGGGCTGTTCGAAGTGGAGATCCTCGACATCGCCGAGGCCGTGCATGAGGTGGGAGGCCTCCTCTACTACGACGGAGCCAACCTGAATGCGATCCTCGGGGTATCCAGACCGGGTGACATGGGGTTCGACATCGTCCACTCCAATCTGCACAAGACGTTCGGAACCCCTCATGGGGGTGGTGGACCGGGATCCGGCCCCGTGGCGGTTTGCAGGAGACTTGCTCCTTTTCTACCAGGACCGCTGCCGGTACGTGACGACGAAGGCTCCCTCCGGTGGGGGATGCCGGCACGCTCGATCGGCAGGGTGCATGGGAGACACGGGAACTTTGGCGTGGTGCTGCGCGCCGTCGCCTACGTGCGTGCACTCGGAGGATCAGGTCTCCGCCGTGTGGCAGAGCGGTCTGTGCTGAATGCCCGGTATCTTGCTTCCCTCCTGAGCGACCGTTTCGAGATTCCGTACCGCACACCCTGCATGCACGAGTTCGTGGCCTCCGCGGATCGCATCAAGACCGAAACGGGCGTGCACACCATGGACATCGTCAAGGCCCTCCTCGACGAGGGCTTCCATGCTCCGACGATGTACTTCCCTTTGATCGTCCCCGAGGCCTTGATGTTCGAACCGACCGAGACGCAGTCGAGGGAGACCCTGGAGGCGATGGCCGCCGCCCTGAACGCAATCGCCGAGAAAGCGTACACCGACGCCGCGGCCGTCCAGAATGCTCCCGTTCTGACGCCCGTCCACCGGCCCGACGAGGCCCTTGCCGCCCGTCATCTGAACACCAGTTGGTTCATGGAGGAGTAA
- a CDS encoding merR family regulatory protein, translating into MSEGASIGEVITLLKDEFPDLTVSKVRFLEGRGLINPRRSTSGYRSFSDEDVARLRYILQQQRDHFLPLKVIKSKLTMWERGEEMPIPAPGGPPPEQLFQPAGQEVDRNELRRVTGLSSRQLSDLIDSRVVRPEEGKPERYSAEEVAIATQAQRLLAYGLEARHLRPVRISSERDAELLEALTAALLRARSPEARQRAAETLAGCADAIAKMRSAALSEELRALMAAD; encoded by the coding sequence ATGAGTGAAGGGGCGTCGATCGGCGAGGTGATCACCCTCCTCAAAGATGAGTTTCCCGACCTGACCGTATCGAAAGTGCGGTTTCTCGAAGGCCGAGGCTTGATCAATCCGAGACGCAGCACCTCGGGATACCGGTCCTTCTCCGACGAAGACGTGGCGCGACTTCGCTACATCCTCCAACAGCAGCGAGATCACTTCCTTCCCCTCAAGGTGATCAAGTCGAAGTTGACGATGTGGGAACGGGGCGAAGAGATGCCGATTCCCGCGCCGGGCGGTCCACCACCGGAGCAGCTCTTCCAACCCGCAGGGCAAGAGGTCGATCGCAATGAGCTTCGGCGAGTGACCGGATTGTCGTCACGACAACTGAGCGATTTGATCGACAGCCGAGTGGTGCGGCCGGAGGAGGGCAAACCTGAGCGCTACTCGGCCGAAGAGGTGGCGATCGCCACCCAGGCCCAAAGGCTGCTCGCCTACGGCCTCGAGGCTCGCCACTTGCGCCCCGTGCGTATCTCCAGCGAGCGAGATGCCGAACTGTTGGAGGCCCTCACGGCTGCACTGCTGCGCGCCAGGAGCCCGGAGGCGAGACAACGAGCCGCCGAAACGTTGGCGGGATGCGCAGATGCGATCGCAAAGATGCGAAGCGCCGCTCTCTCAGAGGAGCTGCGCGCACTCATGGCAGCGGACTAA
- the oppF_2 gene encoding oligopeptide transport ATP-binding protein OppF codes for MGRGLFHKATQFIHAVDGISFEIASGESLGLVGESGSGKTTTGRILARLDAPTGGDILLQDGEEMLNVSDIGRDGMKRFRRRVQMIFQDPYESMNPRRTIFDTIAEPLQVQGIGRLPEREHRVAELLEMVGLTPAGTFLFRYPHELSGGQRQRVAIARALVIDPAFVVADEPTSMLDVSIRISIMDIMLRLASEFGVSYLYITHDLAVARYMCDRIAVMYLGKIVEIARTEELLTNALHPYTRALLSAVPVPDPSYERPDVEIEGGITKAIDPPPLCRFIERCRWATEHCRTNPHPELVETSPEHFVACYVVEQAH; via the coding sequence GTGGGGCGTGGTCTCTTCCACAAGGCAACGCAGTTCATCCACGCGGTCGATGGCATCAGTTTCGAAATCGCCTCGGGTGAGAGTCTGGGTCTGGTGGGGGAGTCCGGCTCCGGGAAGACGACGACCGGGCGCATCCTCGCCCGCCTCGACGCCCCCACGGGCGGAGATATCCTGCTGCAAGACGGCGAGGAGATGCTCAATGTCTCCGACATCGGCAGGGATGGCATGAAACGGTTCCGCCGCAGGGTACAGATGATCTTCCAGGATCCCTACGAGTCCATGAACCCCCGACGGACGATCTTCGACACGATCGCTGAGCCCCTCCAAGTGCAAGGCATCGGTCGTCTCCCGGAGCGGGAGCACCGCGTGGCCGAACTGCTGGAGATGGTCGGGCTCACTCCGGCAGGCACGTTCTTGTTCCGGTATCCGCACGAACTCTCCGGCGGCCAGCGCCAACGGGTCGCCATCGCGCGCGCCCTCGTGATCGATCCTGCATTCGTGGTGGCCGACGAACCGACGTCGATGCTCGACGTGAGCATCCGAATCTCCATCATGGACATCATGCTTCGTCTCGCGAGCGAGTTCGGAGTCTCCTACCTCTACATCACCCATGACCTCGCCGTTGCCCGCTACATGTGCGATCGAATCGCGGTGATGTACCTCGGCAAGATCGTCGAAATCGCCAGAACGGAAGAGCTGCTCACCAACGCGCTCCACCCCTACACCAGAGCGCTTCTCTCCGCCGTTCCCGTACCCGATCCCAGCTACGAACGGCCGGACGTCGAGATCGAAGGCGGCATCACCAAGGCCATCGATCCTCCTCCGCTCTGCCGGTTCATCGAACGTTGCCGATGGGCCACCGAACACTGCCGCACCAACCCTCATCCCGAGCTCGTCGAAACGAGCCCGGAGCATTTCGTCGCGTGCTACGTCGTGGAGCAGGCACACTGA
- the gcvPA gene encoding putative glycine dehydrogenase subunit 1: MDFTPHTKQDISMMLEHLGLRDVDDLFAHLPIGVLVDRSPAIEKGVSEPELQHTIAVWARSNRSDLICFAGAGYYDHYVSPTVKALTFRPEFVTAYTPYQAEVSQGMLQVLYEYQSMICGITEMDITNASLYDGATAAAEAVNAAMFATRRSAIWVSSGVSPRIRETIRTQATARDIEVVEHPLVGGRTVWATDAGPQPAAVLWAQPNYLGAVEDYDAAVTAARQQDALAVVSYDPMTLGVLRSPGSAGVDIAVGEGQALGNSLSFGGPGLGLFSITTEYVRRMPGRIIGRTVDRDGATAYVMTLRAREQDIRRAKASSNICSNEALNAVAAAVQLGWLGPDGLAEVGEQSAQKAHYLAERLEQIPGVRRANEAPFVREFAVLLPMEPEIVIEAMADRGYLAGVALSKDYPDLPGGLLIAVTERRSRDELDGYVSSMREVITNG, translated from the coding sequence ATGGATTTCACTCCACACACGAAGCAGGACATCTCGATGATGCTCGAGCATCTCGGACTCCGCGATGTCGACGATCTCTTCGCACACCTGCCGATCGGCGTGCTCGTCGATCGTTCTCCGGCGATCGAGAAAGGTGTCTCCGAGCCGGAGCTGCAGCACACGATCGCCGTCTGGGCCCGCTCGAATCGCTCCGATCTCATCTGTTTCGCCGGTGCCGGCTACTACGACCACTACGTTTCACCCACGGTGAAGGCGCTCACTTTTCGTCCCGAATTCGTCACCGCCTACACGCCATACCAGGCAGAAGTGTCCCAGGGCATGCTGCAGGTCTTGTACGAATACCAGTCGATGATCTGTGGGATCACAGAGATGGACATCACGAATGCCTCCCTGTACGACGGTGCAACCGCCGCTGCAGAGGCCGTCAACGCAGCCATGTTCGCGACCCGCCGCTCTGCGATCTGGGTTTCGTCGGGGGTGAGTCCACGGATTCGCGAGACCATCCGTACCCAGGCGACGGCGAGAGACATCGAAGTGGTCGAACATCCGCTCGTCGGTGGGAGAACCGTCTGGGCAACAGACGCCGGCCCACAACCCGCTGCCGTGCTGTGGGCCCAGCCCAACTATCTCGGCGCAGTTGAGGACTACGACGCCGCAGTCACCGCGGCGAGGCAACAGGACGCCCTTGCGGTCGTCTCCTATGATCCCATGACGCTCGGCGTGCTCCGGAGCCCCGGCTCGGCTGGAGTGGACATCGCCGTGGGCGAAGGTCAGGCTCTCGGAAACTCTCTGTCATTCGGAGGACCCGGGCTCGGACTCTTCTCCATCACGACCGAGTACGTGCGGCGCATGCCGGGTCGGATCATCGGGCGGACCGTGGATCGTGACGGGGCGACCGCCTATGTGATGACGTTGCGAGCCAGGGAACAGGATATTCGAAGAGCCAAGGCGTCCTCCAACATCTGTTCGAATGAGGCGCTCAACGCAGTCGCCGCCGCCGTACAACTCGGGTGGCTCGGTCCGGACGGCCTCGCCGAGGTTGGAGAGCAGTCGGCGCAGAAGGCGCACTATCTGGCGGAACGTCTCGAGCAGATTCCTGGCGTTCGGCGCGCCAACGAGGCTCCATTCGTACGCGAGTTCGCCGTCCTCCTCCCCATGGAACCCGAGATCGTGATCGAGGCGATGGCCGACCGCGGCTACCTGGCAGGAGTCGCCCTTTCGAAGGACTATCCCGATCTCCCCGGTGGACTCCTGATAGCCGTCACCGAACGGAGAAGCAGAGATGAACTCGACGGCTACGTGAGCTCCATGAGGGAGGTGATCACAAATGGCTGA
- the gcvT gene encoding aminomethyltransferase: MPRSPLHTVHVRLGARFVDFAGWEMPVRYDSVLSEHQAVREAVGVFDVSHLGRFLVEGSGSTDLLRGLLCNDIADVDPGAAQYTMSLNEEGGVLDDIIVWRWSDERYWVIPNGANDDGIRARFRAAAPSGVTIESIREDTALVALQGPDSPHVFTTVFGLVPEHFRVTTGDFRGTPVRIAGTGYTGERGGEIAIAREAGVAMFDALLDAGATACGLGARDTLRLEMGYPLWGQDLDETITPLEAGLRWVVGWDHDFVGKAALERQARQGLAKHQVAFVMDGRQIARHGYPMRAGTSSGTVTSGNYSPVLGRGIGLGYLSPPAKPGAAIEVQVRGKWVSAHRSKLPFIGRR; encoded by the coding sequence ATGCCACGTTCCCCGCTGCATACCGTACATGTCCGACTCGGCGCCAGATTCGTCGATTTCGCAGGCTGGGAGATGCCCGTTCGGTACGACAGCGTGCTGAGCGAACACCAGGCCGTTCGAGAAGCAGTCGGTGTGTTCGACGTCTCCCACCTCGGCAGGTTCCTCGTCGAGGGAAGTGGCAGCACCGACCTGCTCCGTGGCCTCCTCTGCAACGACATCGCCGACGTCGACCCCGGTGCCGCCCAGTACACGATGTCTCTGAATGAAGAGGGAGGTGTCCTCGATGACATCATTGTGTGGCGCTGGTCCGACGAGCGGTACTGGGTCATTCCCAACGGCGCGAACGATGATGGGATCCGGGCGAGGTTTCGTGCAGCAGCACCCTCGGGCGTGACCATCGAGTCGATCAGGGAGGACACCGCCCTCGTCGCGCTTCAAGGGCCCGACTCGCCTCACGTCTTCACTACGGTGTTCGGCCTCGTGCCCGAGCATTTCCGGGTCACCACAGGTGACTTCCGTGGCACACCGGTACGAATCGCCGGAACCGGCTACACGGGTGAACGCGGGGGTGAGATCGCGATCGCCCGAGAAGCCGGCGTCGCCATGTTCGACGCATTGCTGGATGCCGGCGCCACAGCGTGTGGACTCGGTGCGCGCGACACTTTGAGACTGGAGATGGGCTATCCCCTGTGGGGGCAGGACCTCGACGAAACGATCACACCCCTGGAGGCAGGGCTGCGCTGGGTCGTCGGGTGGGACCACGACTTCGTCGGCAAGGCCGCCCTCGAACGCCAGGCACGACAAGGCCTGGCCAAGCATCAAGTCGCGTTCGTGATGGACGGTCGGCAGATCGCCCGACACGGATACCCGATGCGTGCAGGAACTTCGTCCGGAACGGTCACGAGTGGTAACTACAGCCCGGTGCTCGGCCGGGGGATAGGGCTCGGATACCTCAGCCCGCCCGCGAAACCAGGAGCGGCCATCGAAGTGCAGGTCCGCGGGAAATGGGTCTCCGCCCACCGATCGAAGCTGCCGTTCATCGGGAGGCGATAG
- the dacB gene encoding D-alanyl-D-alanine carboxypeptidase DacB precursor — protein MRRITLVLLSIAAMVASATPAVAAVRDVPPLPIYGAFSGAPPDVTAEAWILYDDTFDRVLAEHNADERRAMASTTKIMTALVALDQGNLDDLIQISARAAGIGEAEADLVEGEEWTLRDLLTAMLVRSANDAAVAVAEGVGGSVENFVALMNEKARDMGLENTRFANPHGLDAPGHFTSARDLLTMTRVAMKNPIFATLVRTRTARLPNAPDGTQRIVHNTNQLLGTYPGAIGVKTGYTGNAGYVLVAGAESSGRRLYTVVMGSTDSFGDAKALLDYGATEFGVIEVIMQGATYAQRRSSTELQDMAANSTVKAFGAKEEAVTLRTGFEGAIPVVTATIGDESAGKAALVGADPQSLPTLKDALAWAGRYWSWLWGNG, from the coding sequence ATGCGGCGGATCACACTCGTCCTCCTGTCCATCGCCGCCATGGTCGCCTCTGCAACACCGGCGGTCGCAGCCGTACGCGATGTGCCCCCCCTGCCGATCTACGGTGCCTTTTCGGGAGCTCCACCGGACGTGACCGCCGAAGCGTGGATTCTCTACGACGACACCTTCGATCGCGTACTCGCAGAACACAATGCGGACGAGCGGCGCGCGATGGCGTCGACGACCAAGATCATGACTGCGCTCGTGGCTCTCGATCAGGGCAACCTCGATGACCTGATCCAGATCAGCGCTCGCGCCGCGGGAATCGGAGAGGCAGAGGCCGATCTCGTCGAAGGGGAGGAATGGACACTCAGAGACCTCCTCACCGCGATGCTGGTTCGATCGGCCAACGATGCGGCCGTAGCGGTAGCCGAGGGTGTTGGCGGCAGCGTCGAGAACTTCGTTGCCTTGATGAACGAGAAAGCTCGCGACATGGGACTCGAGAACACTCGGTTTGCGAATCCGCATGGGCTCGATGCGCCCGGGCACTTCACCAGCGCTCGTGACCTCCTGACGATGACGAGAGTTGCCATGAAGAACCCCATCTTCGCAACCTTGGTCCGCACGAGAACGGCGAGACTTCCGAATGCACCGGACGGAACTCAACGAATCGTTCACAACACCAATCAACTCCTTGGCACCTACCCGGGCGCCATCGGTGTCAAGACCGGCTACACGGGCAATGCAGGCTATGTCCTCGTCGCCGGCGCCGAAAGTTCGGGACGCCGCCTGTACACGGTCGTCATGGGATCGACGGATAGCTTCGGCGATGCGAAAGCGCTGCTCGACTACGGCGCGACCGAATTCGGGGTGATCGAGGTGATCATGCAGGGAGCCACCTATGCACAGCGACGATCCTCCACCGAGCTACAGGACATGGCCGCCAACTCCACGGTAAAGGCCTTCGGCGCCAAGGAGGAGGCCGTCACTCTTCGTACCGGCTTCGAAGGTGCGATCCCGGTGGTCACCGCCACCATCGGTGATGAGAGCGCCGGAAAGGCGGCGCTCGTCGGCGCCGACCCTCAGAGTCTTCCCACCCTGAAGGACGCACTTGCATGGGCGGGACGCTACTGGTCGTGGTTGTGGGGCAATGGCTGA
- the gcvH gene encoding glycine cleavage system H protein, which translates to MQVAEDRRYTQEHEWTLQEPDGKIRIGISDFAQDALGDVVYVELPEVGTAYAKGDSLCEVESTKSVSDVFAPVSGTVVAVNETLTDHPELINTDPYGEGWIALLDPTDAEETDALLDAVAYAELTAHA; encoded by the coding sequence ATGCAGGTTGCAGAAGACAGGCGCTACACCCAAGAGCACGAGTGGACACTCCAGGAGCCGGACGGGAAGATCCGCATCGGTATCAGCGACTTCGCTCAGGATGCTCTCGGCGACGTGGTGTATGTGGAACTCCCCGAGGTGGGAACCGCGTATGCCAAGGGTGACTCGCTCTGCGAGGTCGAATCCACCAAATCGGTGTCCGACGTCTTCGCTCCGGTTTCGGGTACCGTCGTGGCCGTCAACGAGACACTCACCGATCACCCCGAGCTGATCAACACCGATCCCTACGGCGAAGGCTGGATAGCGCTCCTGGACCCGACTGATGCCGAAGAGACCGACGCCCTGCTCGATGCCGTTGCGTATGCGGAGCTGACGGCCCACGCTTGA
- the pgsA_3 gene encoding CDP-diacylglycerol--glycerol-3-phosphate 3-phosphatidyltransferase, with product MRLLGVGLFAWLAFARGESAAAGWLLLLIGWSDWIDGYLARRLNQVSELGKVLDPLADRLAIATAVIGGMFVDVIPLSLGIAIALREVLVGVGALFLAGHGRRIDVRPLGKLATFILYGAIPAFYVSHGTLLPSLFAGIAWSFGVVGLVLYWWVGVLYVGDARRAL from the coding sequence ATGCGTCTGCTCGGAGTCGGCCTCTTTGCCTGGCTCGCTTTCGCCCGAGGCGAATCGGCCGCGGCAGGATGGCTGCTCCTTCTGATCGGCTGGTCCGACTGGATCGACGGCTACCTTGCCAGACGTCTGAACCAGGTGAGCGAACTCGGCAAGGTACTGGACCCGCTTGCCGACCGACTCGCCATCGCCACCGCAGTGATCGGCGGCATGTTCGTCGACGTGATTCCCCTCAGTCTCGGCATCGCGATCGCGTTACGAGAGGTACTCGTCGGAGTAGGTGCGTTGTTCCTCGCAGGGCACGGCAGGAGGATCGATGTTCGCCCGCTCGGAAAGCTCGCCACCTTCATCCTCTACGGAGCGATTCCCGCCTTCTACGTCTCGCACGGTACGTTGCTCCCGAGCCTGTTCGCCGGGATCGCATGGAGCTTCGGTGTGGTCGGGTTGGTTCTGTACTGGTGGGTGGGCGTCCTCTACGTCGGAGATGCACGCCGGGCGCTGTAA
- the glnR gene encoding HTH-type transcriptional regulator GlnR: MGEQGFRAPQVCHLVGITYRQLDYWARTGLLRPSLKAARGSGSQRLYSFGDVVQLKVVKRLLDAGMSLKKIRQAIEILRVQLQSDRPLADVTLLSDGLTIYAAHSSQEVVDVFRRGQGVFGIAVGPVQKELEGEVHALWAEEEQAAQAKEVGV; encoded by the coding sequence GTGGGCGAACAGGGATTCAGAGCACCGCAAGTATGCCATCTCGTCGGTATCACCTACCGGCAACTCGACTATTGGGCGCGCACCGGTCTGCTGCGACCGTCCTTGAAGGCCGCTCGCGGCTCCGGATCACAGCGCCTTTACTCTTTCGGCGATGTTGTGCAGCTGAAGGTGGTCAAACGCCTGCTCGACGCAGGCATGAGCCTCAAGAAGATTCGCCAGGCAATCGAGATTCTCCGTGTCCAGTTGCAGTCCGATCGCCCACTCGCAGATGTCACGTTGCTCTCGGATGGGCTGACGATCTACGCGGCGCACAGCTCGCAGGAAGTCGTCGACGTGTTCCGGCGCGGCCAGGGAGTGTTCGGCATCGCCGTCGGCCCCGTTCAGAAAGAGCTGGAAGGCGAGGTCCATGCTCTCTGGGCCGAGGAAGAGCAAGCCGCCCAGGCCAAGGAGGTAGGCGTCTGA
- the hpt_2 gene encoding hypoxanthine phosphoribosyltransferase encodes MAEPVIEVITEQALGERIGMLGELISADYAHTVPILVGVLAGSLPFLSDLSRAITGDCEIDFLSLNRFGEGGRARVSMDTETSLEHRDVLIVEDIVDTGLSLTFLRRLLSTRDVASLRTVALLDKVPRRIVDVPVEYRGFEVGDEFLLGYGLDWEGHYRNLRSIWAVLDLARFQGEPGLLAKYAFGR; translated from the coding sequence ATGGCTGAGCCGGTCATCGAGGTCATCACCGAGCAGGCACTCGGGGAACGCATCGGCATGCTCGGCGAACTCATCAGTGCCGACTACGCCCACACCGTGCCCATCCTGGTGGGCGTTCTCGCAGGGTCGCTTCCCTTTCTCAGCGATCTCTCACGGGCGATCACCGGTGACTGTGAGATCGACTTCCTCTCGCTGAACCGTTTCGGCGAAGGAGGCCGAGCCCGTGTGTCGATGGACACGGAGACCTCGCTCGAACATCGAGACGTCCTCATTGTCGAGGACATCGTGGACACCGGGCTTTCCCTTACCTTTCTGCGCCGCTTGCTCTCCACGAGGGACGTGGCGAGCTTGCGTACCGTCGCGTTGCTGGACAAGGTGCCCCGCCGGATCGTCGATGTTCCCGTCGAGTATCGAGGGTTCGAAGTGGGAGATGAGTTCCTGCTCGGCTATGGCCTCGACTGGGAAGGGCACTACCGCAATCTGCGTTCCATCTGGGCGGTGCTGGACCTCGCCAGATTCCAAGGCGAGCCGGGACTGCTGGCGAAGTACGCGTTTGGCCGGTGA
- the garA gene encoding glycogen accumulation regulator GarA, with protein sequence MHCPSCHAEIPNDAAQCPVCGISIEHEPTITFVPEMAASVSEAEEATLSGGYILLVKRGPRAGMGWVLQQGTTTVGRHPDSAIFLDDITVSRHHCRLILDRTDLTVEDSGSTNGTYVNGERVDRAALETGDELIVGKFHLVVAKGNE encoded by the coding sequence ATGCACTGTCCCAGTTGTCATGCCGAGATTCCCAATGATGCGGCGCAGTGTCCCGTCTGTGGAATCTCCATCGAGCACGAACCGACGATCACCTTCGTACCCGAGATGGCCGCATCGGTCTCGGAGGCAGAGGAAGCGACTCTTTCCGGAGGCTACATCCTCCTCGTCAAGCGCGGTCCGAGGGCGGGCATGGGATGGGTCCTCCAGCAAGGAACGACCACCGTCGGCCGCCATCCGGACTCGGCCATCTTCCTCGATGACATCACGGTTTCTCGCCATCACTGTCGACTGATTCTCGACCGTACCGATCTCACCGTCGAAGACTCCGGCTCGACCAACGGCACGTATGTGAACGGAGAACGGGTAGACAGGGCGGCGCTCGAGACGGGGGACGAGCTGATTGTCGGGAAGTTTCATCTCGTAGTGGCCAAGGGCAATGAGTGA
- the kch gene encoding voltage-gated potassium channel Kch: MTSTGRIRIGAAALVAVVALGTLGFVVLEHAGFLEALYMVVITISTVGFREVVPLSGTGRVLTIALIIVGVGTLFFTATAVLEMAVESISERRRAQMEQKTKRLTDHTIICGWGRVGKGVWEIHQERKIPCAVIERERSAADRAREAGALVVEGDATHDETLELGGIRKARALVAAVNSDSDNLVIVLSARALHSDLIVVARASDMEAEHKLLLAGADRAVSPQRVGARRLASLVIQPELADFIDLIASQGPVEYRVQRVPVHEGCGIAGRSLKDAAIRERSGAMVLAVEHAATGDLNFNPDPDLVLVPGDVLIGVGVPGQLERLVNACGG; the protein is encoded by the coding sequence ATGACGAGTACCGGCAGGATCCGCATCGGGGCAGCCGCCCTCGTCGCTGTCGTCGCGCTGGGAACGCTCGGATTCGTCGTCCTGGAACACGCAGGTTTCCTCGAAGCCCTGTACATGGTCGTGATCACGATCTCAACGGTCGGATTCCGAGAAGTCGTGCCGCTCTCGGGAACAGGACGCGTCCTCACCATAGCTTTGATCATCGTCGGCGTCGGGACGTTGTTCTTCACCGCGACTGCCGTCCTGGAAATGGCGGTCGAGAGCATCTCGGAACGGAGGCGAGCGCAAATGGAGCAGAAAACGAAACGTCTGACGGATCACACGATCATCTGCGGCTGGGGACGGGTCGGCAAAGGCGTATGGGAGATCCACCAGGAGCGCAAGATCCCGTGCGCGGTCATCGAACGTGAGCGATCGGCCGCCGATCGTGCCCGGGAGGCAGGCGCTCTGGTCGTCGAGGGCGACGCCACCCATGACGAGACTCTCGAACTCGGCGGCATCCGAAAGGCTCGGGCCCTCGTCGCCGCCGTGAACTCCGATTCCGACAACCTGGTCATCGTCCTGTCGGCAAGAGCTCTCCACTCCGATCTGATCGTGGTCGCTCGGGCCTCGGACATGGAAGCCGAGCACAAGTTGCTCCTCGCCGGAGCCGACCGAGCGGTCTCGCCCCAGCGTGTCGGGGCCCGGCGGCTGGCTTCGCTCGTGATCCAACCCGAACTCGCGGATTTCATCGATCTCATCGCCAGCCAGGGCCCGGTCGAGTATCGCGTCCAGCGCGTGCCGGTTCACGAGGGTTGCGGGATTGCCGGCAGGAGCCTCAAGGACGCGGCGATCCGAGAACGGTCCGGCGCGATGGTTCTGGCCGTGGAACACGCCGCGACCGGCGACCTCAACTTCAACCCCGATCCGGATCTCGTCCTCGTGCCCGGAGATGTCCTCATCGGAGTCGGTGTCCCCGGTCAGCTTGAACGCCTGGTGAACGCGTGCGGAGGGTAG